A DNA window from Helianthus annuus cultivar XRQ/B chromosome 15, HanXRQr2.0-SUNRISE, whole genome shotgun sequence contains the following coding sequences:
- the LOC110911683 gene encoding probable N-acetylglucosaminyl-phosphatidylinositol de-N-acetylase isoform X1: MEWFMIFASIAVLWVASLCKILHASFYPYRSSFLNNGAGSLQKRNVLLVIAHPDDESMFFSPTINQLTSRGHNVHILCMSTGNADGMGNVRKEELYRASATLKVPIQQVTVMDHPDFQDGFGKIWNTSLLSKIVEKKIHDHAIDIIVTFDNYGVSGHCNHRDVNHGVRRFMLDTSQQEIEAWELVSTNIIRKYSGPVDIWFSLWSAQNSLNGQMHCLLNENPRRSYAAMSQHLSQWVWFRKLFVSFSSYTYVNTLKKINK; the protein is encoded by the exons ATGGAGTGGTTCATGATATTTGCTTCGATAGCTGTACTATGGGTGGCTTCTCTCTGCAAAATTCTTCATGCATCATTCTATCCGTATCGATCTTCCTTCTTAAACAACGGTG CTGGATCTTTGCAAAAGAGAAATGTACTGTTAGTCATCGCCCATCCTGATGATGAGTCAAT GTTCTTTTCACCAACGATCAATCAGCTGACTTCAAGAGGGCATAATGTGCACATATTGTGCATGTCGACTG GTAACGCAGATGGTATGGGAAACGTTAGAAAAGAAGAGCTTTATAGGGCTTCCGCTACCCTTAAG GTTCCTATCCAACAAGTGACAGTAATGGATCATCCGGATTTTCAG GATGGTTTTGGAAAAATATGGAATACTAGCTTACTATCAAAGATTGTGGAAAAGAAAATTCATGATCATGCAATTGACATT ATAGTTACTTTTGATAACTATGGTGTATCGGGTCACTGTAATCACCGCGATGTAAACCATGGGGTGCG AAGGTTTATGCTTGATACTTCACAACAAGAAATTGAAGCCTGGGAGCTG GTAAGTACTAACATAATTCGCAAGTACAGTGGGCCAGTTGATATCTGGTTTTCGTTATGGAGTGCCCAAAATTCGTTGAATGGACAAATGCATTGCTTGCTAAATGAAAATCCACGTAGAAGCTATGCTGCAATGTCACAACACTTGAGTCAATGGGTATG GTTTAGGAAGCTTTTCGtttcattttcaagttatacataTGTAAACACTTTGAAGAAGATTAACAAATAG
- the LOC110911683 gene encoding probable N-acetylglucosaminyl-phosphatidylinositol de-N-acetylase isoform X2 → MSTGNADGMGNVRKEELYRASATLKVPIQQVTVMDHPDFQDGFGKIWNTSLLSKIVEKKIHDHAIDIIVTFDNYGVSGHCNHRDVNHGVRRFMLDTSQQEIEAWELVSTNIIRKYSGPVDIWFSLWSAQNSLNGQMHCLLNENPRRSYAAMSQHLSQWVWFRKLFVSFSSYTYVNTLKKINK, encoded by the exons ATGTCGACTG GTAACGCAGATGGTATGGGAAACGTTAGAAAAGAAGAGCTTTATAGGGCTTCCGCTACCCTTAAG GTTCCTATCCAACAAGTGACAGTAATGGATCATCCGGATTTTCAG GATGGTTTTGGAAAAATATGGAATACTAGCTTACTATCAAAGATTGTGGAAAAGAAAATTCATGATCATGCAATTGACATT ATAGTTACTTTTGATAACTATGGTGTATCGGGTCACTGTAATCACCGCGATGTAAACCATGGGGTGCG AAGGTTTATGCTTGATACTTCACAACAAGAAATTGAAGCCTGGGAGCTG GTAAGTACTAACATAATTCGCAAGTACAGTGGGCCAGTTGATATCTGGTTTTCGTTATGGAGTGCCCAAAATTCGTTGAATGGACAAATGCATTGCTTGCTAAATGAAAATCCACGTAGAAGCTATGCTGCAATGTCACAACACTTGAGTCAATGGGTATG GTTTAGGAAGCTTTTCGtttcattttcaagttatacataTGTAAACACTTTGAAGAAGATTAACAAATAG
- the LOC110911681 gene encoding high mobility group B protein 14 isoform X1 produces the protein MLSVPSSSKQTIVEQAELPLSSMAKIPSASTTAETTATIAHRKMSLRPRSMVSMKESGTAKRPKIGAAKKKSSKLDADKPKKPPTAFFYFLEDFRKEFQEQNPDVKSMREIGKACGEKWKIMTYEEKVQYYDVATEQRAKFEKALADYAKRKENGEHDEFDEDSDSDYDE, from the exons ATGCTCTCTGTACCTTCTTCTTCCAAACAAACTATCGTGGAACAAGCAGAGCTTCCGCTTTCGTCAATGGCGAAGATACCTTCAGCTTCCACTACTGCTGAAACTACTGCCACAATAGCTCACAG GAAAATGTCGTTGAGGCCGAGGTCAATGGTGTCGATGAAAGAAAGTGGTACAGCAAAGAGGCCTAAAATTGGGGCGGCTAAGAAGAAGTCATCGAAATTAGATGCTGATAAACCTAAAAAGCCACCCACCGCTTTCTTCTATTTCCT GGAGGATTTTCGTAAGGAATTCCAAGAGCAAAATCCAGATGTCAAGTCAATGCGTGAG ATTGGCAAGGCTTGTGGAGAGAAGTGGAAGATCATGACTTATGAG GAGAAGGTGCAGTACTATGACGTTGCGACAGAACAACGAGCAAAGTTTGAGAAAGCTTTGGCAGACTATGCTAAGAGAAAG GAAAATGGGGAACATGACGAGTTTGATGAGGATTCAGACTCAGATTATGATGAATGA
- the LOC110911681 gene encoding high mobility group B protein 14 isoform X2: MLSVPSSSKQTIVEQAELPLSSMAKIPSASTTAETTATIAHRKMSLRPRSMVSMKESGTAKRPKIGAAKKKSSKLDADKPKKPPTAFFYFLEDFRKEFQEQNPDVKSMREIGKACGEKWKIMTYEEKVQYYDVATEQRAKFEKALADYAKRKGKYMRISI, from the exons ATGCTCTCTGTACCTTCTTCTTCCAAACAAACTATCGTGGAACAAGCAGAGCTTCCGCTTTCGTCAATGGCGAAGATACCTTCAGCTTCCACTACTGCTGAAACTACTGCCACAATAGCTCACAG GAAAATGTCGTTGAGGCCGAGGTCAATGGTGTCGATGAAAGAAAGTGGTACAGCAAAGAGGCCTAAAATTGGGGCGGCTAAGAAGAAGTCATCGAAATTAGATGCTGATAAACCTAAAAAGCCACCCACCGCTTTCTTCTATTTCCT GGAGGATTTTCGTAAGGAATTCCAAGAGCAAAATCCAGATGTCAAGTCAATGCGTGAG ATTGGCAAGGCTTGTGGAGAGAAGTGGAAGATCATGACTTATGAG GAGAAGGTGCAGTACTATGACGTTGCGACAGAACAACGAGCAAAGTTTGAGAAAGCTTTGGCAGACTATGCTAAGAGAAAG GGAAAATATATGAGAATCAGCATTTAA